Proteins co-encoded in one Brassica oleracea var. oleracea cultivar TO1000 chromosome C4, BOL, whole genome shotgun sequence genomic window:
- the LOC106338430 gene encoding uncharacterized protein LOC106338430, which yields MGAMNLRRSLSPLHAECEALIWAMECMKTLQFSDVVFVTDCSQLVKMVSSPEEWPAFATHMEEFCRSKTFFPNFTIRYISRAQNTMADKLARGARSSPSAMLYVDSLPPVWLSEPVTP from the coding sequence ATGGGCGCAATGAACCTTCGACGTAGCCTATCACCTTTACATGCTGAATGTGAAGCTCTGATTTGGGCAATGGAGTGCATGAAGACCCTGCAGTTCTCAGATGTAGTATTTGTGACGGATTGTTCTCAATTGGTGAAGATGGTGTCCTCACCTGAAGAATGGCCGGCGTTCGCTACACACATGGAAGAATTCTGCCGAAGTAAGACTTTCTTCCCCAACTTCACGATCAGATATATCTCAAGGGCACAAAACACAATGGCGGACAAGCTTGCACGTGGTGCGAGGAGTTCTCCTTCAGCTATGCTATATGTCGATTCTTTACCTCCGGTTTGGCTATCTGAACCGGTGACCCCATAG